In Edaphobacter lichenicola, a single genomic region encodes these proteins:
- the hutI gene encoding imidazolonepropionase encodes MSELLLTGISQVVTPFGHGPKRGAAMGQLRIIPEAAVAVDAGVISWIGPEREWRGSAESVIDLGGHAVVPGLVDPHTHAVWAGDRLADFEARSTGATYEEILAAGGGIWHTIRETAEKSSEEMAALALPRIEALQRSGATTIEVKSGYGYTLEAELRMLEAVRLLQERTQSRLVPTLLIHICPEGLAERETYREMVCKELIPEVARRRLASAVDIFVEHHAWSAEDARIVLACAQAAGLSIKLHTEQFQQVGGLELGVKMGALSVDHLEVCSVEQCGLVARSKTIATILPGVSLHLGLAAAPGRKLIDAGAAVAIGTDLNPGSSPLFSAAAAMGLAVRLNGLTAPEALTACTVNAAAALGLANVGRLEVGMQADLVVLESSDWRDLPYTLGQNIVREIWVAGRKQAA; translated from the coding sequence ATGAGCGAGTTGCTTTTGACTGGGATCTCGCAGGTGGTTACTCCGTTTGGACACGGGCCGAAGCGTGGGGCAGCGATGGGGCAACTGCGGATCATTCCAGAGGCGGCAGTTGCTGTTGATGCGGGCGTGATCTCATGGATTGGGCCGGAGCGTGAGTGGCGCGGCTCTGCTGAGTCGGTGATTGATCTTGGCGGTCACGCGGTTGTTCCAGGACTTGTCGATCCACATACGCATGCGGTGTGGGCGGGCGATCGTCTTGCTGACTTTGAAGCGCGGAGTACCGGAGCGACCTACGAAGAGATTCTCGCGGCGGGCGGCGGGATATGGCATACGATTCGTGAGACCGCGGAGAAGAGCAGCGAGGAGATGGCGGCGCTTGCGTTGCCTCGCATCGAGGCGCTACAGCGTTCGGGCGCTACGACGATCGAGGTGAAGTCTGGATATGGGTACACGCTCGAAGCTGAGTTGCGGATGCTTGAAGCTGTTCGCTTACTTCAGGAGCGTACGCAAAGCCGCTTGGTACCTACTTTGCTGATCCACATTTGTCCCGAAGGACTTGCGGAACGAGAGACCTATCGCGAGATGGTTTGCAAGGAGTTGATACCGGAGGTTGCGAGGCGGCGTCTTGCTTCTGCGGTGGACATCTTTGTTGAGCATCATGCGTGGAGCGCGGAAGATGCGAGGATTGTGCTCGCTTGTGCGCAGGCGGCCGGGTTGAGTATCAAGCTGCATACGGAACAGTTTCAGCAGGTGGGTGGCCTGGAGTTGGGAGTGAAGATGGGAGCTCTGAGTGTCGACCATCTTGAAGTGTGTTCGGTCGAGCAGTGTGGGTTGGTCGCGAGGTCGAAGACGATTGCGACGATTCTGCCCGGCGTGAGTCTTCACCTCGGACTTGCTGCTGCGCCGGGAAGGAAGTTGATCGATGCTGGCGCTGCGGTGGCGATCGGCACTGACCTGAATCCGGGGTCCAGTCCGCTGTTCTCTGCGGCGGCGGCAATGGGCCTGGCGGTGCGGTTGAATGGACTGACGGCGCCGGAGGCTCTGACCGCGTGCACGGTGAATGCTGCGGCGGCGCTTGGGCTTGCAAATGTTGGGAGGCTGGAGGTTGGGATGCAAGCAGATCTGGTGGTGCTGGAGAGCTCCGATTGGCGAGACCTGCCTTATACTCTCGGACAAAATATCGTGCGTGAGATCTGGGTTGCCGGACGAAAGCAGGCAGCATGA
- a CDS encoding formimidoylglutamate deiminase, whose amino-acid sequence MSVSYQPDLVYVDGRFRSGYEVVVADDGTIFSVGPTKTDGGPDVRRLPGRALLPGMIDIHSHSFQRALRGKAESRRRSGPDFWSWRNIMYRCALALTPEEIYHVARMAFLEMTLAGITTVGEFHYLHRTPAGEAYADPNLLAKQVIRGAESVGIRIVLLRCAYARAGFKLPPDSGQIRFIEPDMERFLRDSETLRNEIAVMASTISFGLAPHSVRAVPRDYLKAISGWAQTHGLPLHMHVAEQPAEIEACVAEYGATPFEFLDGLGLMTPDFTAIHAIHLQAGEMERMGRGKITVGACPTTERNLGDGILDADALIDAGVSIALGTDSHTQTDALENARELESNLRLRHLQRAVLDGRQGEALPVLLFDFATRAGARSLHVEAGSLEAGKAADFFTVDLSEASIAGSLPDELLTNIVFSMSPRAIRDVVVDGRVVVDDGRHAMQGEIVEAFRSVQRRLGTEL is encoded by the coding sequence ATGAGCGTGTCTTACCAGCCGGATCTTGTTTATGTCGACGGACGATTTCGGAGCGGCTATGAAGTTGTTGTCGCGGATGACGGAACGATCTTCTCGGTTGGTCCGACGAAGACGGACGGTGGCCCCGATGTTCGGCGCTTGCCGGGTCGGGCGCTGTTGCCGGGAATGATCGATATCCATTCGCACTCGTTTCAGCGTGCGTTGCGCGGCAAGGCGGAGTCGAGGCGCAGGAGTGGGCCTGACTTCTGGTCGTGGCGGAACATCATGTATCGCTGTGCGCTTGCGCTGACTCCGGAGGAGATTTACCACGTTGCCCGTATGGCGTTTCTTGAGATGACGCTTGCGGGGATCACTACGGTTGGGGAGTTTCACTATCTTCATCGCACGCCGGCGGGGGAAGCGTATGCCGATCCGAATTTGCTGGCGAAGCAGGTGATTCGCGGTGCGGAGAGCGTGGGGATACGGATTGTTCTGCTTCGGTGCGCTTATGCTCGTGCGGGCTTCAAGCTTCCGCCGGACTCTGGCCAGATCCGCTTTATTGAGCCGGATATGGAGAGATTTTTGCGTGATTCGGAGACGTTGCGGAATGAGATTGCTGTGATGGCTTCGACCATTAGCTTTGGGCTTGCTCCGCATAGTGTCCGGGCTGTTCCGCGTGATTATCTCAAGGCTATTTCGGGCTGGGCGCAGACACATGGTTTGCCGCTGCATATGCACGTTGCGGAACAGCCTGCGGAGATTGAGGCTTGTGTTGCTGAGTATGGAGCGACTCCTTTTGAGTTTCTCGATGGGCTTGGGCTGATGACTCCGGACTTTACCGCGATCCATGCGATCCATCTGCAGGCTGGCGAGATGGAGCGGATGGGGCGTGGAAAGATTACGGTGGGGGCTTGTCCTACGACGGAGCGAAATCTTGGAGATGGGATTCTTGATGCAGATGCTTTGATCGATGCGGGGGTTTCGATTGCGCTCGGAACGGACAGCCATACGCAGACGGATGCGCTGGAGAATGCTCGCGAGCTGGAATCGAACTTGCGCCTGCGACACCTGCAGCGCGCGGTTCTCGATGGTCGACAGGGTGAGGCTTTGCCGGTTCTGCTCTTCGACTTTGCGACGCGTGCTGGTGCTCGGTCGCTGCATGTCGAGGCTGGGTCGCTGGAGGCAGGTAAGGCTGCCGACTTCTTTACGGTCGATCTCTCCGAGGCTTCGATTGCGGGAAGTCTGCCCGATGAGTTGCTGACGAATATTGTCTTCAGTATGTCTCCGAGAGCGATCCGAGATGTGGTCGTCGATGGTCGGGTCGTCGTCGACGATGGGCGGCATGCGATGCAGGGTGAGATCGTGGAGGCCTTTCGCAGCGTGCAGAGGCGGCTGGGGACTGAGCTATGA
- the argE gene encoding acetylornithine deacetylase, producing the protein MTRPQVLLQELVAIPSVSCMSNRPVVEWIQRFLEPLGWHSRLFCYDDAAGVEKVNLVVSPQPMGDGRIETELAIVCHTDTVPFGAEWVDATTLHERDGMLHGCGACDVKGFLACVLAAASTVDAGEMKKRLCLVFTADEEVGCRGARFLLERDAIRARYAIVGEPTSLTPARAGKGYCLASIKVTGRAAHSAFPEAGRSAIFAAARLLREIEALAQELMVDRNDAFSPPWTTLNVGEIRGGTAKNVVPAECSFLLEWRPVPTQRPEVVLERLREVVRRFEEESRDGFEIQVEALRMEGGFETRIDSAVIQAVMKEADSKIQTIAFGTEAPWMARMGAEAVVIGPGSMLTAHSPRECVPIAELEECVAILRRAIKELCG; encoded by the coding sequence ATGACTCGTCCGCAGGTACTGCTGCAGGAGTTGGTGGCGATCCCTAGCGTGTCCTGCATGAGCAACCGCCCGGTGGTGGAGTGGATTCAGAGGTTTCTTGAGCCGCTGGGGTGGCATTCTCGACTGTTTTGCTATGACGATGCAGCGGGCGTCGAGAAGGTGAATCTTGTTGTCTCGCCTCAGCCAATGGGAGACGGGCGGATCGAGACGGAGCTTGCCATTGTCTGCCATACGGATACGGTTCCCTTCGGCGCTGAGTGGGTGGACGCAACGACGCTGCATGAGCGGGATGGGATGCTGCACGGCTGCGGCGCTTGTGATGTGAAGGGTTTTCTTGCGTGTGTGCTCGCCGCGGCTTCCACGGTGGATGCTGGGGAGATGAAGAAACGGCTATGCCTGGTGTTTACGGCGGATGAAGAGGTCGGTTGCCGGGGGGCTCGCTTTCTTCTTGAGCGAGACGCGATTCGTGCGCGGTACGCGATCGTTGGGGAGCCTACGTCGCTTACTCCTGCGCGTGCGGGGAAGGGCTATTGTCTTGCTTCGATCAAGGTAACGGGGCGCGCTGCACACAGTGCTTTTCCTGAGGCTGGCCGGTCGGCCATCTTTGCTGCGGCGCGGTTGCTGCGAGAGATCGAGGCGCTAGCGCAGGAGTTGATGGTGGACCGCAATGATGCTTTCTCTCCGCCGTGGACGACGTTGAACGTTGGTGAGATTCGCGGGGGGACGGCCAAGAATGTTGTTCCAGCTGAGTGCTCTTTCTTGTTGGAGTGGAGACCTGTTCCGACGCAACGACCAGAGGTTGTTCTTGAGCGGCTGCGTGAGGTTGTTCGTCGTTTCGAGGAGGAGAGCCGGGACGGGTTTGAGATACAGGTTGAGGCTCTGAGGATGGAAGGCGGGTTCGAGACTCGAATCGATAGTGCTGTGATTCAGGCTGTGATGAAAGAGGCTGACTCGAAGATCCAGACAATCGCCTTTGGCACGGAGGCACCGTGGATGGCTCGGATGGGCGCTGAGGCGGTGGTGATTGGGCCGGGATCCATGCTGACGGCGCATAGCCCGCGCGAGTGTGTGCCGATTGCGGAGCTCGAGGAGTGCGTTGCGATTCTGCGCCGGGCGATCAAGGAGCTTTGCGGCTAG
- a CDS encoding glycoside hydrolase family 125 protein, with product MTNGKTSRREMLRMTAGAAVAITLRPSTVFAGATPFSSPSKRPALQDRKFQSTAVEAYLTNISSKIGDPELAWLFENCYPNTLDTTVEFGTFEGKPDTAVITGDIPAMWLRDSSAQVWPYLPLAANDAHLRQMLEGIIRRQARCILIDPYANAFMANLDAPPLEWSRTDATEMKRGVGERKWELDSLCYPIRLSHRYWRATGDTSPFDKTWRAAMKLVVETMRVQQRRQSPGPYHFQRTSKTPTETLPGDGYGAPVRPVGLIASGFRPSDDACTFPFLVPSNLFAVTALGYLAQMANEILHDSALANQADALSGEVKKALQQHAVAQTAEGTIWAYEVDGYDSQLLMDDANVPSLLALPYINSSPDAALYARTRSFVWSDRNPWFFQGSAGEGIGGPHEGKDMIWPMAITTYALTSQSDNEIAHALAMLKHASAGSGFMHESFNRNDATKFTRSWFAWANSLFGELVANLATTRPALVQAAR from the coding sequence ATGACAAACGGGAAAACCAGCCGCCGAGAGATGCTGCGAATGACAGCAGGAGCCGCAGTAGCGATCACGCTTCGCCCTTCCACCGTCTTCGCAGGCGCAACGCCTTTCTCATCTCCCTCCAAACGCCCAGCCCTCCAGGACAGAAAATTTCAAAGCACAGCCGTCGAAGCCTACCTTACGAACATAAGCAGCAAAATCGGCGATCCCGAGCTGGCATGGCTCTTTGAAAACTGTTATCCCAACACACTCGACACGACCGTTGAGTTCGGCACCTTCGAAGGCAAGCCGGATACAGCCGTCATCACAGGAGACATCCCCGCGATGTGGCTGCGCGACTCCTCCGCCCAGGTGTGGCCCTATCTCCCTCTGGCTGCGAACGACGCGCACCTCCGTCAGATGCTCGAGGGCATCATCCGTCGACAGGCCCGATGCATCCTCATCGACCCCTATGCGAATGCGTTCATGGCGAACCTCGACGCGCCCCCGCTCGAGTGGAGTAGAACCGATGCGACCGAGATGAAGCGCGGCGTCGGCGAGCGCAAGTGGGAACTCGACTCGCTCTGTTATCCGATCCGTCTCTCCCACAGATACTGGCGCGCAACCGGCGACACCTCTCCCTTCGACAAAACCTGGCGCGCCGCGATGAAGCTGGTCGTTGAGACGATGCGCGTTCAGCAGCGCAGGCAAAGTCCCGGCCCCTATCACTTTCAACGCACCTCAAAGACCCCCACCGAAACCCTGCCTGGCGACGGATACGGCGCTCCGGTGCGCCCAGTCGGCCTCATCGCATCCGGCTTTCGCCCATCGGACGACGCCTGCACCTTTCCATTCCTCGTCCCGTCGAATCTCTTCGCCGTCACAGCCCTCGGCTATCTCGCACAGATGGCCAACGAGATCCTGCATGACTCAGCTCTCGCCAACCAGGCCGACGCACTATCAGGCGAGGTAAAGAAGGCGCTCCAACAACATGCCGTGGCGCAGACCGCCGAGGGAACTATCTGGGCGTACGAGGTGGACGGCTACGATAGCCAACTGCTCATGGACGACGCCAACGTACCGAGCCTCCTCGCGCTTCCGTACATTAACAGCTCGCCTGACGCAGCGCTCTACGCCCGCACTCGCAGCTTCGTCTGGAGCGATCGCAATCCATGGTTCTTTCAGGGAAGTGCAGGCGAGGGAATCGGTGGACCCCACGAAGGCAAAGACATGATCTGGCCCATGGCCATCACCACCTACGCCCTCACCAGTCAATCGGACAACGAGATCGCCCACGCCCTCGCCATGCTGAAACATGCCAGCGCCGGATCAGGCTTCATGCACGAGAGCTTCAATCGCAACGACGCCACAAAGTTCACGAGAAGCTGGTTCGCCTGGGCCAACTCGCTATTTGGCGAACTCGTCGCCAACCTAGCCACGACCCGTCCTGCGTTAGTCCAGGCAGCCCGCTAA
- a CDS encoding GH92 family glycosyl hydrolase, translating into MISRRRFLGGVSAVCAVGASESSAFGKVIHESTKTDATFDAASLVDIRIGTGGHGHTFPGATVPFGAVQLSPDTFNDQWDWCSGYHISDTSIMGFSHTHLSGTGCGDLLDFLVMPGTGESKIVPGPRSNPDAGYRSRFDHADEHAEPGFYSVLLKDYGVRAELTATERTGLHRYSFPTGKDAPKSGHIIVDLEHSYAYNGQSAVVTSSLERTAPDTLAGGRTTKAWGDGRQIYFTMKFSQQPTRIVFYQEGTEVPAGTQPLTDKSLKCVLFFDTAKDPVILVKTGISGVSSESAANNLKAELPGWDFEKVRRSAREKWNQQLSRIRIKTENETHQRIFYAALYHACVGPSLFDDVDGRYRGMDKQIHQLRDGQRNYTAFSLWDTYRATHPLYTLMSADRVPDFANALIRMAEESPAGMPVWPLQGCETGTMTGYHSAAVIAEACNKGIAGVDYGRAYKVMMKRAMVDDYRGLGYYRSKGYIPCDLEEESVSKTFEYCYDDWSIAHVAKKLGHSDDATMLVERSRNYRNYYDRSMNFARPKLANGEWAAPFDPIEMGTSKKWRDFTESNSWQTTFGIQHDAAGLIEILGGQKQFLEKLDELFDQPSTLPADAPPDIAGLVGQYAHGNEPSHHIAYLYAYAGQPYKTQARVRMLMEKMYAALPDGLQGNEDVGQMSSWYILSSLGFYSVDPVSGNYIFGTPLFDQVSVQLGNGRQLEIIAHRHLASDQYIQSVSFNGKPYTKSWFNHRDIANGARIVFEMGDKPNLEFGSQPADVPPSLTLESA; encoded by the coding sequence GTGATTTCCAGAAGAAGATTCCTTGGCGGTGTCTCGGCTGTGTGTGCGGTGGGTGCGTCTGAGAGCAGCGCATTCGGCAAAGTGATCCACGAGTCCACAAAGACGGATGCGACCTTCGACGCCGCATCGCTGGTTGATATAAGGATTGGCACGGGTGGACATGGGCATACGTTTCCCGGAGCTACAGTACCTTTTGGTGCGGTCCAGCTCAGTCCGGATACCTTCAACGATCAATGGGATTGGTGTTCGGGCTATCACATCTCCGACACGTCGATCATGGGCTTCAGCCATACTCACCTGAGCGGCACGGGCTGCGGCGATCTGCTCGACTTTCTGGTGATGCCCGGCACCGGCGAGTCGAAGATAGTTCCGGGGCCGCGCAGTAATCCGGATGCAGGCTATCGCTCGCGCTTCGACCATGCAGACGAACATGCCGAACCGGGTTTTTATTCTGTTCTGCTGAAGGACTATGGAGTTCGCGCGGAGCTGACCGCGACGGAGCGTACCGGGCTGCATCGCTACAGCTTTCCTACGGGCAAGGATGCTCCGAAGTCGGGTCATATCATCGTCGACCTTGAGCATAGCTACGCGTACAACGGGCAGTCGGCTGTGGTCACCTCTTCGCTCGAACGTACGGCACCGGATACACTCGCGGGAGGGCGTACTACCAAAGCGTGGGGCGATGGGCGGCAGATCTACTTCACGATGAAGTTCTCGCAGCAGCCGACTCGGATTGTCTTCTATCAGGAGGGGACGGAGGTTCCGGCGGGGACGCAGCCGTTGACTGATAAGTCCTTGAAGTGCGTATTGTTCTTTGATACGGCGAAGGATCCGGTGATTCTGGTGAAGACCGGGATCTCTGGTGTCAGCTCGGAGTCTGCTGCGAATAACCTGAAGGCTGAGCTGCCGGGATGGGACTTTGAGAAGGTTCGCCGTAGCGCACGAGAGAAATGGAATCAGCAGCTCTCGCGCATCAGGATCAAGACTGAGAATGAGACTCATCAGCGGATTTTTTATGCTGCGCTGTACCACGCTTGTGTTGGGCCTTCGCTGTTCGATGATGTGGATGGCCGCTATCGAGGGATGGATAAGCAGATTCATCAGCTTCGTGATGGGCAGCGAAACTACACTGCATTTTCACTGTGGGATACCTATCGCGCTACTCATCCTCTGTACACGCTGATGTCGGCGGATCGCGTGCCGGACTTTGCGAACGCGCTGATTCGTATGGCGGAGGAGAGCCCCGCGGGAATGCCGGTGTGGCCGCTGCAGGGTTGTGAGACCGGGACGATGACCGGCTATCACTCCGCTGCCGTGATCGCGGAGGCGTGCAACAAGGGCATTGCAGGTGTGGACTATGGACGCGCTTACAAGGTGATGATGAAACGCGCCATGGTGGATGACTATCGTGGGCTTGGGTATTACCGCTCGAAAGGGTATATTCCTTGCGATCTTGAAGAGGAGTCGGTCAGCAAGACGTTTGAATATTGCTACGACGACTGGTCGATCGCACACGTGGCGAAGAAGCTTGGCCACTCGGACGATGCAACAATGCTGGTGGAGCGTTCGCGCAACTATCGCAACTACTACGACCGCTCGATGAACTTTGCACGGCCCAAGCTGGCGAACGGGGAGTGGGCTGCGCCGTTTGATCCGATCGAGATGGGCACCTCGAAGAAGTGGCGCGACTTTACCGAGTCGAACTCGTGGCAGACTACGTTTGGGATTCAGCACGATGCCGCGGGGTTGATTGAGATTCTTGGCGGACAGAAGCAGTTTCTCGAGAAGCTCGATGAGTTATTCGATCAACCTTCGACGCTGCCTGCCGACGCACCGCCGGATATCGCCGGGCTGGTGGGTCAGTATGCGCATGGCAACGAGCCGTCGCATCACATCGCTTATCTTTATGCCTATGCAGGCCAGCCTTACAAGACACAGGCGCGGGTGCGCATGCTGATGGAGAAGATGTACGCTGCGCTTCCGGATGGTTTGCAAGGCAACGAAGACGTGGGCCAGATGTCGTCGTGGTACATCCTGAGTTCGCTGGGTTTTTATTCGGTTGACCCTGTGAGTGGCAACTACATCTTTGGGACGCCCTTGTTCGATCAGGTCAGCGTGCAACTAGGCAACGGCAGGCAGCTTGAGATTATTGCGCATCGTCACTTGGCGAGCGATCAGTATATTCAGTCGGTCAGCTTCAATGGAAAGCCGTACACGAAGTCCTGGTTCAATCATCGGGATATTGCGAATGGTGCGCGCATCGTCTTTGAGATGGGAGACAAACCGAATCTTGAGTTTGGATCTCAACCTGCGGACGTGCCGCCTTCTTTGACCCTTGAGAGCGCCTAA
- a CDS encoding glycosyl hydrolase family 18 protein, translating to MTKLLLCLLFVVPTVFAQTKTLFYMSDHPDSVRDFMEHQTKIDIIVPTWYGVDSNGLVYGEPDPSVMRVVKQRHISLFPIIAIFDKTGVHSLLTSDQAQTALIGSLISECKQNGYDGFQLDFENISWTDRDTLSAAAKRIADAMHREHLQLQIAVVPNAPGHPGHSAFSKWIFADWRGVFDLKALSESVDLICLMTYDQHTRWTTPGPVGGWVWMNENLDYALKVVPREKLSLGVALYGYHWYAGDPGLNDKEQKPNITADYISAVDAQTLRDTYDGHEQWDPQDHSAYFFFYRDQMREWIFYTEKRGFADRYNLAKEQHLQGICAWVLGQEDDAIWSVLPERR from the coding sequence ATGACGAAGCTTCTGCTCTGCCTTCTCTTTGTTGTGCCAACGGTCTTCGCGCAGACGAAGACGCTGTTCTATATGAGCGATCATCCGGATTCGGTGCGCGACTTCATGGAGCACCAGACCAAGATCGATATCATCGTTCCGACCTGGTACGGCGTTGATTCGAACGGACTGGTGTACGGTGAGCCGGACCCGAGCGTGATGCGTGTGGTGAAGCAGCGACACATCTCTCTGTTTCCCATCATCGCTATCTTTGACAAGACCGGCGTGCATTCGTTGCTTACCAGCGATCAGGCGCAGACGGCGTTGATTGGTTCGCTAATCTCTGAGTGCAAGCAGAATGGTTATGACGGCTTTCAGCTCGACTTCGAGAATATCTCGTGGACCGATCGAGATACTCTCTCGGCTGCTGCAAAGCGCATCGCCGATGCCATGCACCGAGAGCATCTGCAACTGCAGATCGCGGTGGTTCCTAATGCGCCGGGACATCCGGGCCATAGCGCCTTCAGTAAGTGGATCTTCGCGGACTGGCGTGGTGTCTTCGATCTGAAGGCGCTTAGTGAGTCGGTCGATCTGATCTGTCTGATGACCTACGACCAGCACACGCGATGGACTACGCCTGGGCCGGTCGGGGGATGGGTGTGGATGAATGAGAATCTGGATTATGCGCTGAAGGTAGTTCCCAGGGAGAAGCTATCACTCGGCGTTGCACTCTATGGATACCACTGGTACGCCGGCGATCCGGGGCTGAACGACAAGGAACAGAAGCCAAACATCACGGCAGATTACATCAGCGCTGTAGACGCACAGACTCTGCGCGATACCTACGACGGCCACGAGCAGTGGGACCCGCAGGATCACAGCGCTTATTTTTTCTTTTATCGGGATCAGATGCGTGAGTGGATCTTTTATACCGAGAAGCGTGGATTTGCTGATCGCTACAATCTGGCCAAGGAACAACACCTGCAGGGGATTTGCGCCTGGGTTCTTGGTCAAGAAGATGATGCTATCTGGAGCGTTTTGCCAGAGCGGCGATAG
- a CDS encoding efflux transporter outer membrane subunit → MKARVLSLTGALLGASLLSGCKVGPNYKAPAMPAPPAYTDDGHNGDWSTAKPADGVDRGLWWSIYQDDELNNLEQRCAAANQNIAAALHAYEQAHDLVRENKSSLYPTVSLGGSASRNRASNNAPLRPSNVASSYWDFLIPLNISWEPDLWGGIRRQIESSAANAQATSADLANTRLSLQGLLAVTFFQLRGLDLQAQLLRSTLDAYTETLQLTEDRLTGGLSSDSDVQQAKAQLEETRAQLIDLGVQREQFEHAIAVLVGESATGFHIAERPIAGDPPSIPTGVPSELLERRPDIAAAERRVASANALIGVAKSAYYPTILLGAGAGVQSSTISNLFNSSSTQWSAGPSASEVLFDAGRRRAQMDFAVAQRKQATALYREQVLSAFRDVEDQLSALRVLEQEASVQDKAVSAAQKSTELSTLRYKRGLAPYLEVLTNQTIELTDERAAASLVARRIVASTQLQMALGGGWNSVQLPPN, encoded by the coding sequence ATGAAGGCTCGCGTCTTATCGCTTACAGGAGCCCTGCTCGGCGCCTCGTTGCTGAGCGGATGCAAAGTTGGACCGAACTACAAGGCTCCTGCCATGCCGGCTCCTCCCGCTTACACGGACGACGGCCACAACGGCGACTGGTCCACGGCCAAGCCAGCCGATGGAGTAGACCGCGGGCTATGGTGGTCGATCTATCAGGACGACGAGCTAAACAATCTGGAGCAGCGATGTGCGGCTGCAAATCAGAACATCGCCGCCGCTCTTCATGCCTACGAGCAAGCCCACGATCTCGTTCGCGAGAATAAATCATCTCTGTACCCAACCGTCTCGCTCGGTGGATCGGCATCGCGCAACCGTGCCTCAAACAATGCACCCTTGAGACCATCAAACGTAGCCTCATCCTACTGGGACTTTCTCATTCCGCTAAACATCTCCTGGGAGCCGGATCTGTGGGGTGGCATTCGCAGACAGATTGAGTCGAGCGCAGCCAATGCGCAGGCTACCTCTGCGGATCTGGCCAACACGAGACTAAGCCTGCAAGGTCTTCTCGCGGTCACTTTCTTTCAACTGCGAGGACTTGACCTTCAGGCGCAGCTCCTTCGATCGACGCTCGACGCATATACCGAAACACTTCAACTCACAGAAGACCGGCTGACAGGTGGCTTGAGTTCTGACAGCGATGTTCAGCAGGCGAAGGCGCAGTTAGAAGAAACCCGGGCCCAGCTCATCGATCTCGGGGTGCAGCGCGAGCAGTTCGAGCATGCGATTGCCGTGCTCGTCGGAGAATCCGCAACTGGCTTTCACATCGCCGAGCGTCCCATCGCAGGCGATCCCCCCAGCATCCCCACGGGCGTTCCGTCGGAGTTGCTCGAGCGGCGCCCCGACATCGCGGCCGCCGAACGTCGCGTCGCATCTGCGAATGCCTTGATTGGCGTCGCTAAGTCTGCCTACTATCCCACGATCCTCCTCGGCGCAGGGGCCGGCGTGCAAAGCTCCACCATCAGCAACCTCTTCAACTCGTCCAGCACGCAATGGAGCGCGGGGCCTTCCGCCAGCGAGGTTCTCTTCGATGCGGGTCGCAGAAGAGCACAGATGGACTTTGCCGTGGCGCAGCGTAAGCAGGCCACCGCTCTCTATCGCGAGCAGGTGCTCTCCGCATTTCGCGATGTAGAAGACCAACTCTCTGCATTGAGAGTATTGGAGCAAGAGGCTTCAGTACAGGATAAGGCAGTGAGTGCAGCGCAGAAGAGCACTGAGCTCTCAACGCTTCGCTACAAACGAGGCCTCGCCCCGTATCTCGAAGTGCTCACCAATCAGACAATAGAACTGACCGATGAAAGAGCTGCTGCATCCTTGGTTGCTCGGCGAATTGTAGCAAGCACCCAGTTGCAGATGGCGCTCGGAGGAGGCTGGAACTCCGTTCAACTTCCCCCCAACTAG